The following coding sequences are from one Shewanella putrefaciens window:
- a CDS encoding DEAD/DEAH box helicase: MSFSSLSLNATLVNTITELGYSLPTPIQSEAIPVILAKQDVMAGAQTGTGKTAAFALPILHLLMAKNVEQKAERVKTVQALVLVPTRELAVQVHQSFVKYAKNTDIRIGIAYGGVSIDAQVDVFKTGIDVLIATPGRLLDHLRQGVLNLNQLSTLVFDEADRMLDMGFMDEINAVLKKVPKDRQTLLFSATLDDAIFELSKSLLREPKLIEVTKRNTTAAQVEQRVYAIDSDRKTEFVSHLIRSNHWHQVLIFSRTKQGVDRLVQQLNKLSIVTHAFHGDLSQGAREKVLQAFKLGNIQVLVATDVAARGLDIVELKYVINFELPFIAEDYIHRIGRTGRAGSAGLAITLFSQEDTLLLEEVEVVLDKRLPQQWYPGFEPDFNKMEPEPRRNGKAAQKQRAKKRAFGSKKPSR; encoded by the coding sequence ATGTCTTTCAGTTCCTTATCTTTAAATGCCACTCTAGTGAATACCATAACCGAACTGGGTTACTCGTTACCCACACCCATTCAATCGGAAGCAATTCCAGTCATTTTAGCCAAACAAGATGTGATGGCCGGCGCACAGACAGGTACGGGTAAAACGGCTGCATTTGCACTCCCTATTTTGCATCTGCTTATGGCTAAAAATGTAGAACAGAAGGCTGAGAGGGTAAAAACCGTACAAGCATTAGTGTTAGTACCAACACGTGAGTTAGCGGTACAAGTACATCAAAGCTTTGTTAAATATGCTAAAAATACAGATATTCGTATAGGTATAGCCTATGGCGGCGTGAGTATTGATGCGCAGGTCGATGTATTTAAAACAGGTATTGATGTGCTAATTGCAACCCCAGGGCGATTGCTCGATCATCTTCGTCAAGGAGTATTAAACCTTAATCAACTCAGTACATTAGTTTTCGATGAAGCCGACCGTATGCTTGATATGGGGTTTATGGATGAAATTAATGCAGTGCTTAAAAAAGTGCCTAAGGACAGACAAACGCTACTTTTTTCTGCCACCTTAGATGATGCGATATTTGAGTTGAGTAAATCTTTACTACGTGAGCCTAAATTAATCGAAGTGACTAAACGTAATACGACCGCAGCACAGGTTGAACAACGAGTGTATGCCATTGATAGCGATCGTAAAACTGAGTTTGTTAGTCACTTGATTCGTTCGAATCATTGGCACCAAGTGCTTATTTTTAGTCGTACTAAGCAAGGTGTTGATAGACTTGTACAGCAGTTAAATAAACTGAGTATTGTCACTCATGCCTTCCATGGTGATTTGTCCCAAGGCGCACGGGAAAAAGTATTACAAGCATTTAAACTGGGTAATATTCAGGTGTTAGTGGCCACCGATGTTGCTGCCCGTGGGCTAGATATTGTTGAATTAAAATATGTGATTAATTTTGAATTGCCCTTTATTGCTGAAGACTATATTCACCGTATCGGCCGTACGGGGCGAGCGGGGAGTGCAGGCCTTGCTATCACGCTGTTTAGCCAAGAAGATACATTATTACTAGAAGAAGTCGAAGTTGTGCTTGATAAGCGCTTGCCGCAACAATGGTATCCCGGTTTTGAGCCAGATTTTAATAAGATGGAACCTGAACCCAGGCGTAACGGTAAAGCGGCACAAAAACAACGTGCCAAAAAACGAGCCTTTGGCAGTAAAAAGCCCTCTCGGTGA
- a CDS encoding Lon protease family protein, translating to MPTDHSFQIKPSQAAPLTSQQLYRKCDLKELSTDCQSTAELTPLDDIVGQERAQQAVEFAMGIKEKGYNIYAIGQNGLGKRTMMLRYLNRHEPSEHSLYDWCYVVNFDDTRSPKVLKLAAGSGLEFKKAIEKLMLKLVKALPLAFDNEMYYARAEKLKSQLAQKQEAALTELSEEAKQKGISLSLTLQGDYQMIALNGEEPHDEHSFTALTETERNQFESNINGLEVKLRNIIRQNTEWEEEFSDTQQEHDEQVAKDVLIHFFKPLKDKYKHQPEVRAFLTGMQADILDNLDIFLEESEEQLALAYASLEKKMPRRYQVNVLVCQGAQKFPIVVEESPSYHSLFGYVENATFRGTVFTDFSLIRSGSLHKANGGVLLMDAVKVLERPYVWDGLKRALRSRKLDLSSLEREVSLSGTISLAPEPIPLDVKIILFGDHETYQLLQHYDPDFSELFRVTADFEDVMDRTDASEAHYARFISSIVHDNNMLHCDRSAIARIIEYSSREAEDQQKLSLHSANIANLLRESNYCAKSAGSKQISAPDVEQALRNQEQRVSRLHDNIMQSFINGTTLINTQGDVIGQINALSVISTSDHQFGMPNRITATTAFGKGEVLDIEHRVKLGGRIHSKGVLILTAYLASVLGKTAQIPLTTYLTFEQSYSGVDGDSASMAECCAIISAISELPIRQDIAITGSMNQFGEAQPIGGVNEKIEGFFDVCKIKGRLSSQGVIIPASNIANLMLRKDIVDAVEQGEFHIWAITHVTQAMALLLGKNAGSFLQQEPSPNQEQYSPESIFGIAQQKLTTLRMLSKAD from the coding sequence ATGCCCACTGACCACTCATTTCAGATCAAGCCGAGCCAAGCAGCACCATTAACCAGTCAACAACTGTACCGTAAATGTGATCTCAAAGAATTAAGCACCGACTGTCAATCAACCGCAGAACTGACACCACTGGATGATATTGTCGGCCAAGAACGCGCTCAACAAGCCGTTGAGTTCGCTATGGGAATAAAGGAAAAGGGCTACAATATCTACGCTATCGGTCAAAATGGCTTAGGTAAACGCACTATGATGCTACGTTACCTCAATCGACATGAGCCAAGTGAGCACAGCCTATACGATTGGTGCTATGTGGTAAATTTTGATGATACCCGCAGCCCTAAAGTGCTAAAACTCGCTGCAGGATCTGGGCTAGAGTTTAAAAAAGCCATCGAAAAATTGATGCTTAAGTTGGTCAAAGCGCTTCCTTTAGCCTTTGATAATGAAATGTATTATGCCCGTGCTGAAAAACTTAAAAGCCAACTGGCACAAAAGCAAGAAGCGGCGCTCACCGAATTAAGCGAAGAAGCCAAACAAAAGGGAATTAGCCTTAGCTTAACCTTACAGGGTGACTATCAAATGATCGCCCTAAACGGCGAAGAACCCCATGATGAACACTCCTTTACGGCATTAACTGAAACAGAACGCAATCAATTTGAAAGTAATATCAATGGACTCGAAGTCAAATTGCGCAACATCATCCGCCAAAATACTGAGTGGGAAGAAGAATTTAGTGACACTCAACAAGAACATGATGAACAAGTTGCAAAAGATGTACTGATCCACTTTTTTAAACCCCTTAAGGATAAATATAAACATCAACCTGAAGTGCGTGCATTTTTAACCGGTATGCAGGCAGATATTTTAGATAACCTGGATATCTTTTTAGAAGAAAGTGAAGAACAACTCGCCCTCGCCTATGCTTCACTCGAAAAGAAAATGCCACGTCGCTACCAAGTCAACGTACTGGTTTGCCAAGGCGCACAAAAATTTCCGATCGTGGTTGAAGAAAGCCCGAGTTATCACAGCTTATTTGGTTATGTCGAAAATGCGACCTTCAGGGGCACTGTATTTACCGATTTTTCCCTCATCCGCTCAGGCAGTTTACATAAGGCCAATGGTGGCGTGCTATTGATGGACGCGGTAAAAGTATTAGAGCGTCCCTATGTCTGGGATGGTCTTAAACGCGCCCTACGTTCGCGTAAACTCGATTTAAGCTCATTAGAACGTGAAGTGTCGCTATCGGGTACAATATCGCTGGCACCTGAACCTATCCCCTTAGATGTCAAAATCATCCTATTTGGTGATCATGAAACCTACCAACTCTTACAACACTATGATCCAGATTTTAGTGAATTATTTAGAGTTACCGCTGATTTTGAAGATGTGATGGACAGAACCGATGCCTCTGAAGCCCATTATGCCCGCTTCATTTCCAGCATAGTCCACGATAACAATATGCTGCACTGTGATAGAAGCGCTATCGCACGGATCATCGAATACAGTTCCCGTGAAGCAGAAGATCAACAAAAACTCTCGTTGCATTCAGCGAACATTGCCAATCTGCTCCGTGAATCAAACTATTGTGCAAAATCGGCGGGTAGCAAGCAAATTAGTGCGCCTGATGTAGAGCAAGCACTTCGCAACCAAGAGCAGAGGGTTTCACGCCTACACGACAACATAATGCAAAGCTTTATTAATGGTACAACATTAATTAACACCCAAGGTGACGTTATTGGTCAGATCAATGCCTTATCCGTTATTTCCACCTCTGACCATCAATTTGGTATGCCTAATCGTATTACCGCGACAACGGCTTTTGGTAAAGGTGAAGTGTTAGACATTGAGCACAGAGTCAAACTGGGTGGGCGGATCCATTCTAAGGGAGTGTTGATCTTAACCGCTTATTTAGCTTCGGTTTTAGGCAAGACGGCACAAATCCCCTTAACCACATACCTCACCTTTGAGCAATCCTATAGTGGCGTTGATGGGGACAGTGCCTCTATGGCCGAATGCTGCGCTATTATCTCTGCCATCAGTGAACTGCCTATCAGGCAAGATATTGCGATCACAGGTTCGATGAATCAATTTGGAGAAGCCCAACCCATTGGTGGTGTTAATGAGAAAATTGAAGGGTTTTTCGATGTCTGTAAAATAAAGGGCCGCTTATCGAGCCAAGGCGTGATTATTCCCGCATCAAATATTGCCAATCTTATGCTGCGTAAAGATATTGTCGATGCCGTTGAACAGGGTGAATTCCATATTTGGGCGATAACCCATGTCACTCAAGCGATGGCACTGTTACTCGGCAAAAATGCAGGTAGCTTCTTGCAGCAAGAACCATCACCAAACCAAGAGCAATATTCACCTGAGAGCATTTTTGGTATAGCACAACAAAAACTCACCACACTAAGAATGTTGAGTAAAGCCGATTAA
- a CDS encoding alkene reductase, with protein MSIQSSPNRLENLFETYQLNETITLNNRILMAPLTRCMADAELVPTAEMVAYYARRADAGLIITEATIIRPDGQGYPNTPGIFTQSQIAGWRKVTDAVHAKGGKIFVQLWHTGRVAHPHFFGGGDVLAPSAQKIEGSVPRMRELTYVTPKPATLEDIQGLVRDYAKAAENAIEAGFDGVEIHGANGYLIDAFLHHDSNRRTDEYGGTPEKMSRFALEVVDAIIARIGKDRTGLRLSPGAYFNMATDSRDRAVFDYLLPELETRDIAFVHIGIFDDCMEFDYLGGRASSYVRAHYGKTLVGVGSYSAETASEAIAADKFDLIAIGRPFIANPDYIARVRDGLELVPYSDEMLATLV; from the coding sequence ATGAGCATACAATCTTCACCCAATCGATTGGAAAACCTGTTTGAAACCTACCAGCTTAATGAAACCATTACTTTAAATAACCGCATCTTAATGGCGCCGTTAACCCGTTGTATGGCAGATGCTGAACTTGTGCCTACCGCCGAAATGGTCGCTTACTATGCTCGCCGGGCTGATGCAGGATTGATCATCACCGAAGCCACTATTATCCGCCCAGATGGTCAAGGCTATCCCAATACTCCAGGTATTTTTACCCAGTCGCAAATTGCCGGTTGGCGCAAAGTGACCGATGCGGTACATGCCAAGGGCGGTAAAATTTTTGTGCAGCTATGGCACACGGGTCGAGTAGCGCATCCGCACTTTTTTGGTGGCGGAGATGTACTTGCCCCTTCTGCACAGAAGATTGAAGGCTCTGTGCCAAGAATGCGTGAGCTAACCTATGTCACACCAAAACCAGCGACACTTGAAGATATTCAAGGATTAGTACGCGATTACGCAAAAGCCGCTGAAAATGCTATCGAAGCAGGATTTGATGGTGTGGAAATTCATGGTGCCAATGGCTACTTGATTGATGCTTTCTTACACCATGACAGCAACCGTCGCACGGATGAATATGGTGGTACACCTGAAAAAATGTCGCGTTTTGCGCTTGAAGTCGTAGACGCGATCATTGCACGCATTGGTAAGGACAGAACGGGGTTACGCCTTTCTCCTGGAGCCTATTTCAATATGGCGACCGATAGCCGCGATCGCGCCGTCTTCGACTACTTACTGCCAGAATTAGAAACGCGTGATATCGCTTTTGTACATATTGGGATCTTTGATGACTGTATGGAATTTGACTATTTAGGTGGCCGAGCTTCTAGTTATGTGCGAGCACATTATGGCAAAACTTTAGTAGGAGTAGGGAGTTATAGTGCTGAAACAGCAAGTGAGGCTATTGCGGCAGACAAGTTTGATTTGATTGCTATTGGTCGCCCCTTTATTGCAAACCCTGACTATATCGCTCGTGTTCGTGATGGGCTTGAACTTGTCCCTTACAGCGATGAAATGCTGGCAACATTAGTATAA
- a CDS encoding TetR/AcrR family transcriptional regulator translates to MRNAEFDREQVLRGAMTAFMHKGYTKTSMQDLTQATGLHPGSIYCAFTNKRGLLIAAIEQYQQDRNLQFNHFFASGQDVLANLKHYLDEIVVECLSCDSGQACLLTKALNEIAEQDHEIQGIINQYLQSWQRALSEQFETAQEQKKLKGERNSEQRAQYLMMGIYGLRTFAHTHPEAKTLQQLANQLFIEVCQ, encoded by the coding sequence ATGCGTAATGCCGAGTTCGACAGAGAACAAGTTCTTCGCGGTGCGATGACAGCCTTTATGCATAAAGGTTACACCAAAACAAGCATGCAGGATCTTACCCAAGCGACGGGCTTACATCCGGGCTCTATTTACTGTGCTTTCACCAACAAACGTGGATTACTTATTGCTGCCATCGAGCAGTATCAGCAGGATAGAAATTTACAATTTAATCATTTCTTTGCAAGCGGTCAGGATGTACTCGCTAATCTTAAACATTACTTAGATGAAATTGTTGTTGAATGTTTAAGCTGTGACAGTGGTCAAGCGTGCTTGCTTACCAAGGCATTGAATGAAATAGCGGAGCAAGATCATGAGATCCAAGGGATCATTAACCAATATTTACAATCTTGGCAACGTGCGCTCTCAGAGCAATTTGAGACTGCTCAAGAACAAAAAAAACTTAAAGGTGAACGTAATAGCGAGCAAAGAGCTCAATACCTGATGATGGGGATATATGGTCTTAGAACGTTTGCCCATACACATCCAGAAGCCAAAACCTTACAACAGCTCGCCAATCAACTCTTCATTGAAGTGTGTCAATAA
- a CDS encoding TIGR02922 family protein, with amino-acid sequence MQATQATVTVLYYDAPVGLIMHNAVLNGLSLSESGRVMIPASFRNGKSIIAVLEGECKILNSLGERVFAQANIG; translated from the coding sequence ATGCAAGCAACACAAGCGACTGTAACCGTTTTGTATTATGACGCACCAGTAGGGTTGATTATGCACAATGCGGTACTTAATGGTTTATCTTTGAGTGAGTCTGGTCGTGTGATGATCCCTGCCAGTTTCCGCAACGGAAAGTCAATTATTGCCGTACTCGAAGGAGAGTGTAAGATTTTGAACTCCTTGGGGGAACGTGTTTTTGCACAGGCGAATATTGGCTGA
- a CDS encoding methyl-accepting chemotaxis protein: MEIQHKIMVALSFILVMLCSLLLAGLGIPNVVQAIILGFLACGLVLWVVLRSSATQAQLDELIAQKLKLQNTPAHDISVQTSKIAIGSAEVSHFIDLLNKSIESNGEHASAIAVAAEQLSHTTAQLGDNAADILVQAQEAERFSVQGRTQAQKGVESIHSLSADIDTAAEQVQALKSKAEQIQKITEVINSVAEQTNLLALNAAIEAARAGEQGRGFAVVADEVRSLAGKTAVATQDIGKMLLEIRSETDKTSGLMERVVSQTADVVVAMGELDEHFTEISTSVTRSAHALGEMEDSLKQYNHTTNEISRSVSQIRDSLNSTGKQSHKVSEQAFTLSLTTEGIFKALSHWDTQTFDQQVLLLANDAAKACGEKLAQGIENGSFSEADLFNPQYQPIANTKPQKYSTAFDRYTDQYFPGIQEPILEKHSEIIYAGAVDKKGYFPTHNKRFSQALTGRAEMDIVHNRTKRLFNDPTGIRCGTHTEPVLLQTYKRDTGEVMHDLSVPIYVNGKHWGGFRVGFKAK; this comes from the coding sequence ATGGAAATACAGCATAAAATTATGGTTGCGCTCAGTTTTATTCTGGTCATGCTGTGCAGCTTATTGCTTGCAGGACTCGGTATACCTAATGTTGTGCAAGCTATTATTTTAGGTTTCTTAGCTTGCGGCCTCGTCTTGTGGGTTGTGTTACGTTCATCTGCCACGCAAGCACAGCTAGATGAACTTATTGCTCAAAAGCTGAAATTGCAAAATACACCGGCGCACGATATCAGTGTGCAAACGAGTAAAATAGCCATTGGTTCGGCAGAGGTTTCACATTTTATTGATTTACTAAATAAATCGATAGAATCAAATGGTGAGCATGCCAGTGCTATTGCGGTAGCCGCAGAACAATTAAGCCATACCACTGCTCAATTAGGGGATAATGCGGCTGATATTTTAGTTCAGGCTCAGGAGGCTGAACGATTTAGTGTGCAAGGCCGAACCCAAGCGCAAAAAGGGGTAGAGTCCATTCATTCACTTAGTGCGGACATTGATACTGCTGCCGAACAAGTTCAGGCTTTGAAGTCTAAAGCAGAACAAATCCAAAAAATCACTGAAGTTATCAATTCCGTAGCAGAGCAAACCAATTTGCTTGCACTAAATGCAGCCATTGAAGCAGCAAGAGCAGGAGAGCAGGGGCGAGGTTTTGCAGTGGTAGCAGATGAAGTCCGAAGCCTTGCGGGCAAAACTGCAGTTGCAACCCAAGATATTGGTAAGATGTTATTAGAAATTCGCAGCGAGACCGATAAAACCTCTGGTTTAATGGAGCGAGTCGTTTCTCAAACCGCGGACGTGGTGGTTGCTATGGGGGAATTAGACGAACACTTTACCGAAATATCAACATCTGTGACACGTTCAGCCCATGCTTTAGGTGAGATGGAAGACTCGCTAAAGCAATACAATCATACGACAAACGAGATTAGTCGCTCCGTCTCACAGATCCGCGACTCATTGAATTCCACGGGTAAGCAGAGCCACAAAGTGTCAGAGCAGGCGTTTACCTTGTCATTAACAACCGAGGGCATTTTTAAGGCATTGTCTCATTGGGATACACAAACCTTTGATCAGCAAGTTTTATTATTGGCCAATGATGCTGCTAAAGCCTGTGGAGAGAAACTTGCTCAAGGTATCGAAAATGGCAGTTTTAGCGAGGCTGATTTATTCAATCCCCAATATCAACCGATAGCAAATACCAAACCCCAGAAATATAGCACGGCTTTTGACCGTTATACCGATCAGTATTTCCCTGGGATTCAAGAACCTATTTTAGAGAAGCACAGTGAAATTATTTATGCTGGGGCTGTAGATAAAAAAGGCTATTTTCCGACACACAATAAACGCTTTAGCCAAGCGCTTACAGGCCGGGCAGAGATGGATATAGTACATAATCGAACCAAACGGTTGTTTAACGATCCAACGGGGATCCGCTGTGGTACACATACTGAGCCTGTGTTATTACAAACCTATAAACGGGATACAGGGGAGGTAATGCACGACTTGTCTGTGCCAATTTATGTGAATGGGAAACACTGGGGCGGATTTAGGGTAGGGTTCAAAGCTAAATAA